The Nitrososphaera sp. region GCGTCAGCAGTCAGCAAAGTGCCACTTGGCACTTTCGCTTTGGGAGGCATAGGGCCATAGCCAAGTATTCAAGGCCTAGGCCTTATGGTACACTAGCAGGCCCTTCAGCTAACAGGCAAAGCGGAGCCACATTACAGGGCCAATAAAAGAGCCATAAGCCGGGGCAAAAGAATGTGTCTGCAGCCATTTCAAGCGGCCATAGAAATGCGGTGAGCTGTTAGTTATCGACATCTGGACTGTTAGAAATGAATTTGGCTAACACACTAACAAACAACGGCAAACTAGTACAATCTAACATGTTGGATTATGTTAGTCTGAAGTGTTAGTGTTTCTTGCTTACAGACTAAGCTGAACTATCATAAAATGGGTGCTGTAGACTTAGCGGCTCCTCCATCCATGAAATGTCATATCCATGCGCCGCAGAGTTAACAAAACCGCTATACGTCAAGGTAAGAGGCAACCCCAAGTACATGTATGCGCTGATGGATGACGAGACTCGCTTTTGGATTGCACAGCAGGTAGCAGACACCAAGTACACCCAAGACGTTAGACCTCTACTGAAAGAAGGCGCAGAGTTTGCAGGCAAGAAACCTGATTTGTTAATCAGTGATGGGGCGCGCAATTTCCAAGAAGCCTACAAGAAGGAATACTGGTCAAGAGTCGCGCCTAGGACTAGCCATGTCCGCCATATCCACATCGCAGGAGACCGCAATAATAACAAGATGGAAAGGCTCAACGGCGAAATGCGAGACCGCGAAAAGGTAGTGCGCGGACTAAAGAAGATGGAATCGCCACTTTTGAAAGGCAGCCAGATTTACCACAACTACGTCAGACCGCATGAAGGATTACACGGAAAGACACCGGCTGAAGCCGCGAATATCCACATAGAAGGCACTAACAAATGGCTGACAATAATCCAAAATGCTTCTCTAATATCTACGAAAGAAACTGCTAATTGATGGGAATAAGCGGAACCGTAGGAATAGGAAAGCCGCACGTTGAAACAAGGCTTACGGCTGAGGGCTTTACTATCTGCCTGCAAGTACCTGTTACTGAGAACTTGAAGATTGAGAGTTAGTTTCTTGCCGCTCCTTAATCTTTTGTTCAAGCAGCTCGATTATCTTCTCGAACGCAAGACGAGTAGTTACTGGCATCAAGTCAAGTAAGGATTTGATAGCCCTAACT contains the following coding sequences:
- a CDS encoding DDE-type integrase/transposase/recombinase, with the translated sequence MSYPCAAELTKPLYVKVRGNPKYMYALMDDETRFWIAQQVADTKYTQDVRPLLKEGAEFAGKKPDLLISDGARNFQEAYKKEYWSRVAPRTSHVRHIHIAGDRNNNKMERLNGEMRDREKVVRGLKKMESPLLKGSQIYHNYVRPHEGLHGKTPAEAANIHIEGTNKWLTIIQNASLISTKETAN